A region of the Pseudoprevotella muciniphila genome:
TAGGTATATATTGTCTGACGAGTTTGTTGTAGTTTTCTACACCTCCCTTTTCCCATGAGCTATAAGGGTGTGCAAAAAAGATTTTCGTGGAGAGTTTCTTTGCCAATTGACTATGCCTGGCGAACTCTGTTCCATTATCTGTAGTAATAGTGAGTACTTGTTTCTTGTAAGGAATCAACATTCTGTATACTGCTTCTTCCACGCCTTTTGCCTCTTTTCCATCAGGCAGCCTTTTGACCATCCCATATCCAGTACGTCTCTCGTAGAGTGTAACTAGCGCTCCTTTCCCATCCTTACCGACTATGGTGTCCATTTCCCAATCTCCGAAACGCGTGCCGTCTGCCTCTTCCGGCCTAAGGTCTATACTCACGCGGTCTTTTATGGGAATCCGTTTTCCCTTGTCTGTCTTCCGTCGCTTCTTCATTGCGTGACGGCAGAGTTTCCAAAGCATCCCTCCGCACTTCCTGTCGGTTCTGATGAATGCGTATATTGTTTCATGGGAGACGCATTCGCGCCCTTGTCTCTTTATATACCCGCATATCTGTTCGGGCGACCATTTCTTTTGCAGCAGACTTATGACTTCCCGCTTAAGGGCGTGTGTGAATCTTCGCGGTTTCTGAAGACGCGTCTTGCGGCGGTCTGCTTCGCGCTGTGCCTTTTCTGCATTATAAACCTTGGCACCGCCATTTCGATGGATTTCCCTGTAAAGGGTGCTTTCGTTCACCTCTATGAGGGCGGCGATCATCTTTTTGGTCAATCCTTGCTTTAATCCGTTCTGGATTGTGTACCTTTGCTGCGAGGTTAGCTGTTTATATTTCATATGCAACACAAAAGTAGTTAATCTCAGGGAGATGAAAATCTCCCTTTTGCTTTTATGTTGCTACTTGATGTCTCTGACTTACCTTTCAATCAGTGAATCCCACAGGACGAGTCTTGCACTTCTTATTTGAATTTAAGTTGTTGTTAAAGATTCAATAGCTTATAGACATTCGGGGAACTCAATTGTTGTTCCAGTTCTTAAAGAAATTATCAAATCCTTGGAATCATATCTATAAATCAACAACTTCTAAAATTATGAAATGGAATGATTTTGATGTAAATAAAAATGCTTATCCCGAATACATAAGAATTATTTCGGATTGGTTATGGTTTATTTCCTCGAGATGGGAAAATATTGAAGACAAAAATAAGTTTATTGAGCAGAATCTTCAACCCTTAATTACTGGAACTTTTCGTGAGCCTAAAATAAAAGATGGGCAGATTAAATATCCAAGTCCTGCTTTAGGCACTTTTATTCGCAATTTAGGTTTTATTGATGATAACTATAACTTAAGTCCTCTATTAACATTAATCGCTACAAATAAACTAACTCTTTCTGAATATGCCCTTATTAATTTATCAAAACATAGGGGATGGTCGAATGATACTCCAGTAGTAAATTTTCTTGCATTACTATGTTTGTATCTTCAAAAAAATGACTATTGTGACATAACTATTGAAATGTTAGAAAACCTATCTAAGGTTGAAGGATATAGTTTGAATAGAACTCCTTCAAATGATAGTAATAGAAATGATTTGCTCTTCAACTACATTAATGGAACTGGATTATTTAAAGAAGTTAATGAAACAGGTAGATCTCGTTTTTTGACACTTAAGGAGGATGCTTCGCCCATTATTGATTTTATTGCCGATAACAAGGAT
Encoded here:
- a CDS encoding IS30 family transposase — encoded protein: MKYKQLTSQQRYTIQNGLKQGLTKKMIAALIEVNESTLYREIHRNGGAKVYNAEKAQREADRRKTRLQKPRRFTHALKREVISLLQKKWSPEQICGYIKRQGRECVSHETIYAFIRTDRKCGGMLWKLCRHAMKKRRKTDKGKRIPIKDRVSIDLRPEEADGTRFGDWEMDTIVGKDGKGALVTLYERRTGYGMVKRLPDGKEAKGVEEAVYRMLIPYKKQVLTITTDNGTEFARHSQLAKKLSTKIFFAHPYSSWEKGGVENYNKLVRQYIPKGTNLEQYTDKYLMEVQKQINSRPRKKLNFNNPKNEFYKLLD